Proteins from a genomic interval of Neoarius graeffei isolate fNeoGra1 chromosome 24, fNeoGra1.pri, whole genome shotgun sequence:
- the ankdd1b gene encoding ankyrin repeat and death domain-containing protein 1B isoform X1, which yields MEDRVLALKNRIMKHPLVKKEKLNPKTWINSEHVKDFTDFILQKEPEPNTDFDNVEMLLQTEKEYIEAAKRNDVETMKLLGRAVNVNAKNVHHRTALHYAVARKNTEAVDLLLRRRAKLDLQDKFGVTAIHLAAWFGSLEILKLLVQGGADQRVLNKEGMNMMHCAAVNDHTDIMAYIVDDLQMKELNKEDHHGNRPFAVAAEHGCVRMLQMLMEEPYKMATMEENQQKGDTPLHLAAKNGHLGAVQLLLDYFEVRNEVNHAGETPLYLAADGAHEDCVLALLEADCDPNIPTTNRISPLHLVCEKGYMPVVKLLIDHGAQMNIQNQHLQTPFHLAVKNCYTTVIESLLESHCDTDHTDHLGQTALHIAAELGKVDVIEIILKAGVNLEIKDRQGKTALGVAARADVVIIVDMIIKAERYFSWIKSNTETNEDLHDEFSLTFKPDHRAETKQVRGMLWNLAYKLLSKNEWKKLAEHWAFTEEQIAAIEEQWTGPNSYQEHGNRMLLIWLHEVLVAQRSPAKELYQGLIAIGNTKMAEKVRLEGEDNDKRSCEIS from the exons ATGGAGGACCGAGTTTTGGCTTTGAAAAACAGAATAATGAAGCATCCTCTGGTGAAAAAGGAAAAGTTGAATCCTAAAACATGGATTAATTCAGAGCATGTTAAAGATTTCACAGATTTCATCCTCCAGAAAGAGCCAGAGCCAAACACAGATTTCGATAATGTGGAGATGT TGCTACAGACAGAAAAAGAATACATCGAAGCAGCAAAAAGGAACGATGTGGAAACCATGAAGCTTTTAGGACGGGCTGTGAACGTTAATGCTAAAAACGTG CACCATCGAACTGCACTTCACTATGCTGTAGCCCGCAAAAACACAGAAGCTGTTGATCTCCTTCTTAGAAGAAGAGCAAAACTAGACTTGCAGGACAAG TTTGGAGTCACTGCTATTCACCTTGCTGCATGGTTTGGCAGTTTGGAAATCCTGAAGCTCCTTGTACAGGGTGGTGCTGATCAGAGGGTTTTGAACAAG GAAGGGATGAacatgatgcattgtgctgcagtGAACGATCACACAGACATCATGGCGTACATTGTTGATGACCTTCAAATGAAAGAACTCAACAAAGAAGATCAT CATGGAAACAGGCCATTTGCTGTAGCAGCGGAGCACGGCTGCGTGCGGATGTTGCAGATGCTGATGGAAGAACCTTACAAGATGGCCACCATGGAGGAAAATCAG CAGAAAGGAGACACACCTTTACATCTTGCTGCTAAGAATGGTCATCTCGGTGCCGTGCAGCTGCTGCTTGATTATTTTGAAGTCCGTAATGAAGTCAATCAT GCTGGGGAAACACCATTATATTTAGCTGCTGATGGAGCTCATGAGGACTGTGTTTTGGCTCTCCTAGAAGCTGACTGTGACCCAAACATTCCCACTACA AACAGAATCAGCCCTCTCCATTTGGTGTGTGAAAAGGGCTACATGCCAGTGGTGAAGCTCCTTATTGATCATGGTGCTCAGATGAATATTCAAAACCAA CATTTACAGACACCATTTCACTTAGCAGTGAAGAACTGTTACACTACAGTGATTGAATCTCTGCTGGAATCTCACTGTGACACTGATCACACAGATCAC CTGGGCCAGACAGCGCTCCATATAGCAGCAGAATTGGGCAAAGTGGACGTGATTGAGATTATTCTGAAAGCTGGCGTAAATCTGGAGATTAAAGACAGG caaggTAAAACAGCCTTAGGTGTGGCAGCCAGAGCTGATGTCGTGATCATTGTAGACATGATCATCAAAGCTGAAAGATACTTCAGTTGGATAAAG TCCAatacagaaactaatgaagacctTCATGATGAGTTTTCACTAACATTTAAACCGGACCACCGCGCTGAGACGAAACAGGTGCGCGGTATGCTGTGGAATCTGGCCTACAAACTTCTCAGCAAGAACGAGTGGAAGAAACTGGCAGAGCACTGGGCCTTTACTGAGGAACAGATTGCTGCCATTGAGGAGCAGTGGACAG GTCCTAACAGTTACCAGGAGCATGGAAATAGAATGCTGCTCATTTGGCTCCATGAAGTGTTAGTTGCTCAGAGAAGCCCAGCTAAGGAGCTCTACCAGGGACTAATTGCTATTGGCAATACCAAAATGGCAG AAAAAGTAAGGCTGGAAGGAGAGGACAACGATAAACGGAGCTGTGAAATTTCATGA
- the ankdd1b gene encoding ankyrin repeat and death domain-containing protein 1B isoform X2, translating into MEDRVLALKNRIMKHPLVKKEKLNPKTWINSEHVKDFTDFILQKEPEPNTDFDNVEMLLQTEKEYIEAAKRNDVETMKLLGRAVNVNAKNVHHRTALHYAVARKNTEAVDLLLRRRAKLDLQDKFGVTAIHLAAWFGSLEILKLLVQGGADQRVLNKEGMNMMHCAAVNDHTDIMAYIVDDLQMKELNKEDHHGNRPFAVAAEHGCVRMLQMLMEEPYKMATMEENQKGDTPLHLAAKNGHLGAVQLLLDYFEVRNEVNHAGETPLYLAADGAHEDCVLALLEADCDPNIPTTNRISPLHLVCEKGYMPVVKLLIDHGAQMNIQNQHLQTPFHLAVKNCYTTVIESLLESHCDTDHTDHLGQTALHIAAELGKVDVIEIILKAGVNLEIKDRQGKTALGVAARADVVIIVDMIIKAERYFSWIKSNTETNEDLHDEFSLTFKPDHRAETKQVRGMLWNLAYKLLSKNEWKKLAEHWAFTEEQIAAIEEQWTGPNSYQEHGNRMLLIWLHEVLVAQRSPAKELYQGLIAIGNTKMAEKVRLEGEDNDKRSCEIS; encoded by the exons ATGGAGGACCGAGTTTTGGCTTTGAAAAACAGAATAATGAAGCATCCTCTGGTGAAAAAGGAAAAGTTGAATCCTAAAACATGGATTAATTCAGAGCATGTTAAAGATTTCACAGATTTCATCCTCCAGAAAGAGCCAGAGCCAAACACAGATTTCGATAATGTGGAGATGT TGCTACAGACAGAAAAAGAATACATCGAAGCAGCAAAAAGGAACGATGTGGAAACCATGAAGCTTTTAGGACGGGCTGTGAACGTTAATGCTAAAAACGTG CACCATCGAACTGCACTTCACTATGCTGTAGCCCGCAAAAACACAGAAGCTGTTGATCTCCTTCTTAGAAGAAGAGCAAAACTAGACTTGCAGGACAAG TTTGGAGTCACTGCTATTCACCTTGCTGCATGGTTTGGCAGTTTGGAAATCCTGAAGCTCCTTGTACAGGGTGGTGCTGATCAGAGGGTTTTGAACAAG GAAGGGATGAacatgatgcattgtgctgcagtGAACGATCACACAGACATCATGGCGTACATTGTTGATGACCTTCAAATGAAAGAACTCAACAAAGAAGATCAT CATGGAAACAGGCCATTTGCTGTAGCAGCGGAGCACGGCTGCGTGCGGATGTTGCAGATGCTGATGGAAGAACCTTACAAGATGGCCACCATGGAGGAAAATCAG AAAGGAGACACACCTTTACATCTTGCTGCTAAGAATGGTCATCTCGGTGCCGTGCAGCTGCTGCTTGATTATTTTGAAGTCCGTAATGAAGTCAATCAT GCTGGGGAAACACCATTATATTTAGCTGCTGATGGAGCTCATGAGGACTGTGTTTTGGCTCTCCTAGAAGCTGACTGTGACCCAAACATTCCCACTACA AACAGAATCAGCCCTCTCCATTTGGTGTGTGAAAAGGGCTACATGCCAGTGGTGAAGCTCCTTATTGATCATGGTGCTCAGATGAATATTCAAAACCAA CATTTACAGACACCATTTCACTTAGCAGTGAAGAACTGTTACACTACAGTGATTGAATCTCTGCTGGAATCTCACTGTGACACTGATCACACAGATCAC CTGGGCCAGACAGCGCTCCATATAGCAGCAGAATTGGGCAAAGTGGACGTGATTGAGATTATTCTGAAAGCTGGCGTAAATCTGGAGATTAAAGACAGG caaggTAAAACAGCCTTAGGTGTGGCAGCCAGAGCTGATGTCGTGATCATTGTAGACATGATCATCAAAGCTGAAAGATACTTCAGTTGGATAAAG TCCAatacagaaactaatgaagacctTCATGATGAGTTTTCACTAACATTTAAACCGGACCACCGCGCTGAGACGAAACAGGTGCGCGGTATGCTGTGGAATCTGGCCTACAAACTTCTCAGCAAGAACGAGTGGAAGAAACTGGCAGAGCACTGGGCCTTTACTGAGGAACAGATTGCTGCCATTGAGGAGCAGTGGACAG GTCCTAACAGTTACCAGGAGCATGGAAATAGAATGCTGCTCATTTGGCTCCATGAAGTGTTAGTTGCTCAGAGAAGCCCAGCTAAGGAGCTCTACCAGGGACTAATTGCTATTGGCAATACCAAAATGGCAG AAAAAGTAAGGCTGGAAGGAGAGGACAACGATAAACGGAGCTGTGAAATTTCATGA